In the genome of Leptospira inadai serovar Lyme str. 10, one region contains:
- a CDS encoding anthranilate synthase component II yields the protein MIVLIDNYDSFTYNLYQYFCQIGNQVEVFRNDKIDLNRISELNPKGIVLSPGPGRPEDSRVCLDILKELSGTLPILGVCLGHQAIGLVCGGKIVNAPSIMHGKVSLIEHDGLDIYNGIPSPFLATRYHSLVIQPESLPKELEIASKTQDGVIMGVRHKTKANLFGVQFHPESIMTQNGLDIVRNFSRIVAET from the coding sequence ATGATAGTACTCATCGATAACTACGACTCCTTCACCTATAATTTGTACCAGTATTTTTGCCAAATTGGAAATCAGGTCGAAGTCTTTCGAAACGATAAAATAGATTTAAACCGCATTTCGGAACTGAATCCGAAAGGAATCGTACTAAGCCCGGGTCCCGGACGGCCCGAAGATTCCCGAGTGTGCTTGGATATCCTAAAAGAATTGAGCGGAACGCTTCCGATATTAGGCGTGTGTCTGGGCCACCAGGCGATCGGACTAGTCTGCGGGGGTAAAATCGTCAATGCTCCTAGTATTATGCACGGTAAAGTCAGCCTAATCGAGCACGACGGTTTGGATATTTATAACGGAATTCCTTCTCCGTTTTTAGCGACTCGATATCATTCCTTAGTGATCCAACCGGAAAGTCTTCCCAAGGAATTAGAAATCGCTTCGAAGACTCAGGACGGGGTGATCATGGGAGTTCGGCATAAAACGAAAGCGAATCTTTTCGGAGTACAATTTCACCCGGAATCGATCATGACACAGAACGGATTGGATATCGTTAGAAATTTCTCCAGGATCGTCGCCGAAACCTAA
- a CDS encoding response regulator, whose product MKPLILVVDDNDRYADNLKTYLENLNCDVLRAVDAAQGWEYYTKNKDKLSAVITDITMETQTSGLWLIRRIHKDGFKGVKVIATTGFDVFGVMTVSRLLLPTFAGIGFMIPKVPLKVGKVLMLPTGLIQETFELSIRK is encoded by the coding sequence TTGAAGCCTTTAATACTTGTAGTCGACGATAACGATCGATACGCCGATAATCTAAAGACATATCTGGAAAATCTGAACTGCGACGTTCTTCGCGCAGTCGACGCGGCGCAAGGATGGGAATATTATACGAAGAATAAGGACAAACTCTCCGCTGTGATCACCGATATTACCATGGAGACCCAAACGTCGGGCTTATGGCTAATCCGACGGATTCACAAAGACGGTTTTAAAGGAGTTAAGGTAATCGCAACGACGGGCTTTGACGTTTTTGGAGTCATGACGGTAAGTCGATTATTATTACCGACCTTCGCCGGAATCGGTTTCATGATTCCGAAAGTTCCTTTAAAAGTCGGAAAAGTCTTAATGCTTCCTACCGGCTTGATTCAAGAAACCTTCGAACTCTCGATCCGCAAATAA
- a CDS encoding ABC transporter ATP-binding protein → MKIFFRLMAYSVRYKYRFTLGILFALITAILNAVSLTAVIPLFDTMGADPNIRFQFELTKPEQDILLKERYQGYDSLDAVERVKKILIDAKQWSNGRTKYMEPKEVVWAVCLLILPVYGLKLISYLASVFCLATAGYRAVRDLRQELFEKNQILPLTFFFKEKTGLLMSRIINDVEVIAAVISSNFRDATINFFYVVTHLIVLLYLNTELLLIACAAVPVIILPVTLFTKKITKSTERLQEKMADLNANLQEMISGIKVIRIFHTEEFEKEKFKKINQNVYRRNFKGQYYLQVAPNLVELTSSLVVLGFFALGAKFIFSGTGASRFSTGDFMAFLLTLLFLLRPLTQLSQMVGKVSQSISAGRRIFEIVDLETEDHSEIAKVDSFTLRDSIRFKNVTFAYPGTSTEVLKDINLNVKVGETIAIVGASGCGKSTLMDLIPRFFDPSSGFIEFDGCNIKDLSLSDLRKKIGIVTQDIFLFHGTVMDNISYGRPGANRKDVIRAARLAHAHDFIKKMDRGYDSILGVRGLNLSGGQRQRLVIARALLRNPEIMILDEATSALDVESERLVSDALRRLFANRTTFVIAHRLSTIKDIPRIIVMDNGRIVEEGNHVSLMDQNGIYRKLTDNQFAGAGILP, encoded by the coding sequence ATGAAAATATTTTTCCGTTTAATGGCCTATTCGGTACGTTATAAGTATCGATTTACGCTGGGCATTCTTTTTGCCCTAATCACGGCTATCCTAAACGCCGTCTCCCTGACTGCAGTCATACCGCTTTTCGATACGATGGGAGCGGACCCCAATATCCGTTTTCAATTCGAGCTGACCAAACCGGAGCAGGATATCCTTTTAAAGGAACGTTACCAGGGTTACGATAGTTTAGATGCCGTGGAGCGAGTTAAGAAAATTCTAATCGACGCGAAGCAGTGGTCGAACGGCAGAACCAAGTATATGGAGCCTAAGGAAGTCGTTTGGGCGGTATGCTTGCTCATACTTCCGGTCTACGGTTTGAAATTGATCTCCTATCTTGCTTCCGTCTTTTGTCTGGCGACGGCGGGTTATAGGGCCGTCCGAGATCTTCGCCAAGAACTTTTCGAAAAGAATCAAATCCTTCCCTTAACGTTTTTCTTTAAGGAAAAAACCGGGCTCTTAATGAGTCGAATCATCAACGATGTCGAAGTCATTGCCGCGGTCATCTCGTCGAATTTTCGGGATGCTACTATCAATTTCTTTTATGTAGTCACGCATTTGATCGTTCTATTGTATCTTAATACGGAACTTTTATTGATCGCGTGCGCCGCAGTCCCGGTAATCATTCTTCCCGTCACCTTATTCACAAAAAAAATCACTAAGTCGACGGAAAGGCTTCAAGAGAAAATGGCGGACCTGAACGCCAATTTGCAGGAAATGATTTCCGGAATTAAAGTGATTCGCATTTTTCATACGGAAGAATTCGAGAAGGAAAAGTTCAAAAAAATAAATCAAAACGTTTACAGACGTAATTTTAAAGGACAATATTATCTTCAAGTCGCTCCTAATCTAGTCGAACTTACCTCTTCGTTAGTCGTCCTCGGCTTCTTTGCATTAGGAGCTAAGTTCATCTTTTCGGGAACAGGAGCGTCGCGCTTTTCTACCGGCGACTTTATGGCCTTCCTTTTAACGTTGCTGTTCCTACTCAGACCCCTGACTCAGCTTTCTCAAATGGTTGGAAAAGTATCGCAATCCATTTCGGCAGGACGCCGCATCTTCGAAATCGTCGATTTAGAAACGGAAGACCATAGCGAAATCGCGAAAGTGGATTCGTTTACATTACGGGATTCCATTCGGTTTAAAAATGTAACCTTCGCGTATCCGGGAACGAGTACCGAAGTTTTAAAGGACATTAATTTGAATGTTAAGGTCGGGGAAACGATCGCAATCGTAGGAGCCAGCGGCTGCGGAAAGTCCACCTTAATGGACTTGATTCCTAGATTTTTCGATCCTAGCTCCGGCTTTATAGAATTCGACGGCTGCAATATCAAAGATCTTTCCTTATCCGATTTACGTAAAAAAATCGGAATCGTAACCCAAGACATCTTTCTTTTTCACGGAACCGTGATGGATAATATTTCCTATGGAAGACCCGGAGCGAATCGCAAAGACGTGATTCGAGCCGCTCGATTGGCTCACGCCCACGATTTTATCAAAAAAATGGATCGAGGATACGACAGCATTCTAGGCGTCAGAGGTTTAAACTTATCGGGAGGACAACGCCAACGTCTCGTAATAGCGAGAGCCTTATTACGAAATCCTGAAATTATGATTTTAGACGAAGCGACTTCAGCGCTAGACGTGGAGTCGGAACGTTTGGTAAGCGACGCACTCCGTCGGTTATTCGCGAATCGAACCACATTCGTAATCGCTCATCGTTTATCTACGATCAAGGACATACCCAGAATCATAGTCATGGACAATGGGCGCATCGTCGAAGAGGGAAATCACGTTTCGCTCATGGATCAAAACGGAATTTATCGTAAACTTACCGATAACCAATTTGCAGGGGCGGGAATTTTGCCTTGA